The Flavobacterium sp. 123 genome contains a region encoding:
- a CDS encoding MarR family winged helix-turn-helix transcriptional regulator: protein MKIEDVLKSTVPMDNSKKIILNILYTQNVITENFNEILKPYDISGEQYNVLRILRGQKGNPANMCVIQERMLAKTSNTTRLVDKLLLKELVTRKVCPENRRKIEVMITQKGLDVLKELDPKVSAHEASFSKNLNADEIELLSQLLEKYRNQ, encoded by the coding sequence ATGAAAATTGAGGACGTTTTAAAATCTACTGTACCGATGGATAATTCTAAAAAGATTATCCTAAACATTTTGTACACACAAAATGTAATTACAGAAAATTTTAATGAAATATTGAAACCTTATGATATATCTGGCGAACAATATAATGTTCTACGTATTTTAAGAGGTCAAAAAGGCAATCCTGCTAACATGTGCGTGATACAAGAACGAATGTTAGCTAAAACAAGTAATACCACTAGATTAGTCGATAAATTATTATTAAAAGAACTAGTGACTCGTAAAGTTTGCCCTGAAAATAGACGTAAAATAGAAGTCATGATTACGCAAAAAGGATTAGATGTTTTGAAGGAATTAGATCCAAAAGTAAGCGCTCATGAAGCTTCTTTTTCGAAAAATTTGAATGCCGACGAAATAGAATTACTAAGTCAATTATTAGAAAAATACAGAAACCAATAA
- a CDS encoding NAD(P)H-dependent oxidoreductase gives MNTFLDHQNWRYATKKFDAAKKITTEDLNTLKEAIRLSSSSYGLQPYKVIIVENPELRAQLQSAAYGQTQVVDASHLIIFANELNFGEEGINNFSKNMSETRGIPLESLQGYVDYMKSNITGLPEETRNIWTSKQTYLALGNLLNAAAELKIDVTPMEGFVPAKVNEILGLDKLGLNASLLATIGYRHDEDATQYYKKVRKSNEELFITL, from the coding sequence ATGAATACTTTCTTAGATCATCAAAACTGGAGATATGCAACAAAGAAATTTGATGCTGCAAAAAAAATAACAACCGAGGATTTAAACACTTTGAAAGAAGCCATTCGTTTAAGTTCATCATCTTACGGATTACAACCTTACAAAGTTATCATCGTTGAGAATCCTGAATTAAGAGCACAATTACAATCTGCTGCTTATGGACAAACTCAAGTTGTAGATGCTTCTCATTTAATCATTTTTGCAAATGAACTTAATTTTGGAGAAGAAGGAATAAACAACTTCTCTAAAAACATGAGTGAAACAAGAGGAATTCCTTTGGAAAGCCTTCAAGGATATGTTGATTATATGAAATCAAATATTACAGGATTACCAGAAGAAACAAGAAACATCTGGACTTCAAAACAAACGTATTTAGCTTTAGGAAATTTATTGAATGCTGCAGCTGAATTGAAAATTGACGTTACACCAATGGAAGGTTTTGTACCTGCTAAAGTAAATGAAATCTTAGGCCTAGATAAATTAGGTTTAAACGCAAGTTTGTTAGCAACTATTGGATACAGACACGATGAGGACGCAACTCAGTATTATAAAAAAGTTAGAAAATCAAACGAAGAATTATTTATTACACTATAA
- the kdsA gene encoding 3-deoxy-8-phosphooctulonate synthase → MNIQHIPQIKHTDSGNFFLLAGPCAIEGEEMAMRIAEKLVGITDKLEIPYVFKGSFKKANRSRIDSFSGIGDEKALKILRKVSETFGVPTVTDIHTNEDADMAAQYVDVLQIPAFLVRQTDLVVAAANTGKVVNLKKGQFMSPESMKHAVQKVLDCNNQNVMVTDRGTMFGYQDMIVDFRGIPTMQQYATTVLDVTHSLQQPNQTAGVTGGRPDMIETIAKAGIAVGVDGIFIETHFDPANAKSDGANMLHLDYFESLMTRLVAIRKTINAF, encoded by the coding sequence ATGAACATACAACATATTCCACAAATTAAACATACCGATAGTGGTAATTTCTTTCTACTTGCTGGACCTTGCGCTATTGAAGGTGAAGAAATGGCAATGAGAATTGCAGAAAAGCTAGTTGGCATCACAGATAAATTAGAAATTCCTTATGTATTCAAAGGATCTTTCAAAAAAGCTAATCGCTCTAGAATTGATAGTTTTTCTGGAATTGGAGATGAAAAAGCATTGAAAATTTTACGAAAAGTTTCAGAAACTTTTGGAGTTCCTACCGTTACTGATATTCATACTAATGAAGATGCTGATATGGCTGCGCAATATGTTGATGTATTACAAATCCCAGCTTTCTTAGTTCGTCAAACTGATTTAGTTGTGGCTGCTGCCAATACTGGAAAAGTTGTAAACTTGAAAAAAGGACAATTTATGAGTCCAGAAAGCATGAAACATGCTGTGCAAAAAGTATTGGATTGCAACAATCAAAATGTAATGGTAACAGATCGTGGAACTATGTTTGGATACCAAGATATGATTGTTGATTTTAGAGGAATTCCAACTATGCAACAATATGCAACTACTGTTTTAGATGTAACACATTCTTTACAACAACCAAATCAAACTGCTGGTGTAACTGGTGGTAGACCAGATATGATTGAAACCATTGCTAAAGCTGGTATAGCAGTAGGTGTTGACGGAATTTTCATAGAAACTCATTTTGATCCAGCTAATGCTAAAAGTGATGGAGCTAATATGCTACATTTAGATTATTTTGAATCATTAATGACTCGATTAGTAGCAATCAGAAAAACAATAAACGCATTTTAA
- a CDS encoding glucoamylase family protein, protein MKRHIYVILFLNIFYSCSSSSPEGKGGGTPLPKTPTTPTVILTDTEALDQVQKDAIKYFWDYAETNSKLARERYLTDDPNFEANIVTTGGSGFGLMSIIVGVDRGFVNRSEAVSRLTTALTFLENADRFHGAWSHWINGSTGHVIPFGTKDNGGDIVETAFLCQGLLSIREYFKNGTTAEQALATQADNLWKGVEWDWYTKGENAMYWHWSPSYGWEMNFKLEGYNECLITYVLGAASPTHPIPAAAYHEAWARNGAIVNGGSQYGLPVVLNYNGATGNVGPMFWSHYSYLGLDPTNLTDQYANYWTLTQNHAKIMNKYCVANPHQWKDYSEKCWGLTASYSRNNDGSTGYSAHQPNNDLGVISPTAALSSFPYTPTESMKFLHYLYDEKKSSYVGVAGPYDAFSAHYNWVTPRYLAIDQGTIAPMIENYRTGLLWKLFMNAPEVKAGLLKLNFHSGKYNF, encoded by the coding sequence AAGGGTGGAGGTACTCCATTGCCTAAGACTCCAACAACTCCTACGGTTATTTTAACTGATACAGAAGCTTTAGATCAAGTTCAAAAAGATGCTATTAAATATTTTTGGGATTATGCTGAAACGAATTCAAAATTAGCTCGTGAAAGATATCTTACGGATGATCCTAATTTTGAAGCTAATATTGTTACAACTGGAGGCTCAGGGTTTGGATTAATGTCTATTATAGTTGGTGTTGATCGTGGTTTTGTTAATAGAAGTGAAGCGGTTTCTAGACTTACTACAGCTTTAACTTTTCTTGAAAATGCAGATCGTTTTCATGGAGCCTGGTCGCACTGGATTAATGGTTCAACAGGTCATGTAATTCCATTTGGTACTAAAGATAATGGAGGGGATATTGTTGAGACTGCTTTTTTATGCCAAGGATTATTGAGTATAAGAGAATATTTTAAGAATGGAACTACTGCTGAACAAGCTTTAGCAACTCAAGCTGATAATTTATGGAAAGGCGTAGAGTGGGACTGGTATACTAAGGGCGAAAATGCCATGTATTGGCATTGGTCACCAAGTTACGGTTGGGAAATGAATTTTAAATTAGAAGGATATAATGAATGCTTAATTACCTATGTTTTAGGAGCAGCTTCGCCAACGCATCCTATTCCTGCAGCTGCATATCATGAAGCTTGGGCACGAAATGGAGCGATTGTTAATGGCGGTTCACAATATGGTTTGCCAGTAGTGTTAAACTATAATGGCGCTACAGGTAATGTAGGACCAATGTTTTGGTCTCATTATTCTTATTTAGGTTTGGATCCTACGAACTTGACAGATCAATATGCAAATTATTGGACATTGACACAAAATCATGCTAAAATCATGAATAAATATTGTGTTGCTAATCCACACCAATGGAAAGATTATTCTGAAAAATGTTGGGGATTAACAGCTAGTTATTCTCGTAATAATGATGGCTCAACAGGATATTCAGCGCATCAGCCAAATAATGATTTAGGCGTGATTTCACCTACTGCAGCATTATCTTCTTTTCCTTATACACCAACTGAATCCATGAAATTTCTACATTATTTATACGACGAAAAGAAATCTTCTTATGTTGGCGTTGCAGGTCCTTATGATGCTTTTTCTGCTCATTATAATTGGGTAACCCCACGATATTTAGCCATTGATCAAGGAACAATTGCACCTATGATTGAAAATTATCGTACAGGATTATTATGGAAATTATTTATGAATGCACCTGAAGTAAAAGCAGGTTTATTAAAATTAAATTTTCATTCCGGAAAATATAATTTTTAA
- a CDS encoding glycoside hydrolase family 97 protein produces the protein MKHLFSLLFLFTLSVLSAQSVQSPSGKITVNFKLGSNGQPVYAVNYKNKAVVLESALGIKLKEKPALDANFEILDSKTATFNESWKPVLGEQASIVNHYNELTIGLVSKESKVKMNIIFRVFDEGVAFRYDFPRQAELNYFIISDESTQFNLTENNKVFWLPGDFDSNEYEYNETKLSEIDNSKINMNNGIGVKSIPGRYMVQTPLMMKSPSGLYLNIFEAAVVNYPVMHLKADVTNFKLKAELVPNAIGDKAYLQAPCVSPWRTIMISDDARDIVGSRMILNLNDPSKIEDTSWIKPMKYVGIWWEMHVGKSTWDYAGSQNATNFGTKLESSGRHGATTENTKRYIDFAAKNGFDGVLVEGWNVGWEDWSGNWKEEVFDFTTPYPDFDLAAISAYAKAKNVKMIMHHETSGSVGNYERHLDRALDLMKKYDYPAAKTGYVGKIIPRGEFHDGQTMVNHFNFVARRFADYKLMLNSHESSRPTGYSRTYPNYVAAEAARGTEFNAWSIGNPPMHETILPFTRLLGGPMDYTPGIFEIKMSYYDKNKTEQVHTTLAKQLALYVTMYSPIQMAADLLENYEKYPDAFQFIKDVAVDWDDTKILQAEPGDYLTITRKAKGKQSWFLGAITDENARKSEIKLDFLTKGQKYKAVIYEDAKDADWQKNPIAYTIRTVVVTNKSKINLNLAAGGGTAISFEPIK, from the coding sequence ATGAAACATTTATTTTCCCTTTTATTTCTTTTTACCCTAAGTGTATTGAGCGCTCAAAGTGTTCAATCTCCGTCTGGTAAAATTACTGTAAACTTTAAACTAGGTAGTAACGGACAACCTGTTTATGCTGTAAATTATAAAAACAAAGCAGTCGTTTTAGAAAGTGCTTTAGGAATAAAACTAAAGGAAAAACCAGCTTTAGATGCCAATTTTGAAATTTTGGATTCAAAAACAGCTACTTTCAATGAATCTTGGAAACCTGTTTTGGGTGAACAAGCTTCAATCGTGAATCATTACAACGAACTTACAATTGGACTTGTTAGTAAAGAATCTAAAGTAAAAATGAATATTATTTTTAGAGTTTTTGATGAAGGAGTTGCCTTTAGATACGATTTTCCACGACAAGCAGAACTGAATTATTTTATTATTTCTGACGAATCAACTCAATTTAACTTAACAGAAAATAACAAAGTTTTCTGGCTTCCAGGAGATTTTGATAGTAATGAATATGAGTACAATGAAACGAAGCTTTCAGAAATAGATAATTCTAAAATAAATATGAATAACGGAATTGGAGTAAAATCAATTCCAGGACGTTATATGGTTCAAACTCCTTTGATGATGAAATCACCATCTGGTTTATACCTTAATATTTTTGAAGCGGCTGTCGTGAATTACCCTGTAATGCATTTAAAAGCGGATGTAACAAATTTCAAATTAAAAGCGGAATTAGTACCTAATGCTATTGGTGACAAAGCCTATTTGCAAGCTCCTTGCGTTTCTCCATGGAGAACTATCATGATAAGTGATGATGCTAGGGATATTGTAGGTTCCCGAATGATTTTAAACTTAAATGATCCATCAAAAATTGAAGATACATCTTGGATTAAACCAATGAAATATGTGGGGATCTGGTGGGAAATGCACGTTGGTAAATCGACTTGGGATTACGCGGGATCACAAAACGCAACTAATTTTGGGACAAAATTAGAATCATCAGGAAGACATGGAGCCACTACAGAAAACACCAAACGTTATATTGATTTTGCTGCAAAAAATGGCTTTGACGGAGTATTAGTTGAAGGATGGAATGTAGGTTGGGAAGACTGGTCAGGAAATTGGAAAGAAGAAGTTTTTGATTTTACAACTCCATATCCTGATTTTGATTTGGCTGCAATTTCGGCTTACGCCAAAGCAAAAAATGTAAAAATGATTATGCATCATGAAACATCTGGTTCTGTTGGTAATTATGAAAGACATCTAGATCGTGCTTTAGATTTAATGAAAAAATACGATTACCCAGCTGCCAAAACAGGTTATGTAGGTAAAATTATTCCTCGTGGCGAATTTCATGATGGGCAAACTATGGTGAATCACTTTAATTTTGTTGCCAGACGATTTGCAGATTACAAATTAATGTTGAATTCTCATGAATCATCTAGACCAACAGGATACAGTAGAACCTATCCAAACTATGTTGCTGCAGAAGCTGCTCGTGGAACAGAATTTAATGCTTGGAGTATAGGAAACCCACCTATGCATGAAACCATTTTACCTTTTACAAGATTGCTTGGTGGCCCAATGGATTATACCCCTGGAATATTTGAAATTAAAATGAGTTATTATGACAAAAATAAAACAGAGCAGGTTCATACCACTTTGGCGAAGCAATTAGCATTATATGTAACTATGTATTCGCCTATTCAAATGGCTGCTGATTTATTAGAAAATTACGAAAAATACCCAGATGCCTTTCAATTTATTAAAGACGTTGCGGTAGATTGGGATGATACTAAAATCTTGCAAGCGGAACCAGGAGATTATTTGACTATTACTAGAAAAGCCAAAGGGAAACAATCTTGGTTTCTAGGTGCTATTACAGATGAGAACGCCAGAAAATCAGAGATTAAATTAGACTTCTTAACTAAAGGACAAAAATATAAAGCCGTTATTTATGAAGATGCAAAAGATGCCGATTGGCAAAAAAATCCTATTGCTTATACAATAAGAACGGTAGTTGTTACAAACAAATCAAAAATCAATTTGAATTTAGCAGCAGGAGGAGGAACAGCAATCAGCTTCGAACCGATTAAATAA
- the bglX gene encoding beta-glucosidase BglX, translated as MKAKLIILLLGFSLFGYSQKKETKKSVTIKPKTEFVTELISKMTLEEKIGQLNLPTSGDITTGAANSSNVAKNIEEGKVGGLFNIKSVQKIREVQKIAVEKSRLKIPLLFGMDVIHGYETTFPIPLGLSCTWDMKLIERSAQIAAQEASADGINWTFSPMVDVSRDPRWGRVSEGSGEDPFLGSQIAKAMVHGYQQDDLSKNNTILSCVKHFALYGAPEAGRDYNTVDMSRIKMYNDYFPPYKAAVGAGVGSVMASFNEIDGIPATGNKWLMTDVLRKQWGFKGFVVTDFTGIPEMIEHGMGDLQTVSALALNAGVEMDMVGEGFLTTLKKSLAENKVSMEQIDNAVRLILNAKYDLGLFQDPYKYCDEKRAKTEIFTNSNRSEARKIAAQSLVLLKNQNQVLPLKKSGTIAIIGPLADAKENMAGTWSVATNMERSVSLVAGIKEVVGNTTKVLYAKGSNLDYDAAFEEKATMFGKTLHRDNRTTQELLAEALKIASQSDVIVAAIGESAEMSGESSSRTNLEIPQAQKDLLQQLLKTGKPVVLVLFTGRPLVLVQEDETVPAILNTWFAGSEAGTAIADVLFGNENPSGKLSATFPRSVGQVPIYYNQKNTGRPLLNKEGKFEKFRSNYIDLRNEPLYPFGYGLSYTTFDYSNLHISSDKMNFNDKITVSVDVTNTGNYDGKEVVQLYIRDLVGSVTRPIKELKGFQKIALKKGEKKTVSFQITVEELKFYNSDLEFIAEPGVFQAFVGTDSSTDKKVSFELSK; from the coding sequence ATGAAAGCGAAGCTAATTATACTATTGCTGGGATTTTCGCTTTTTGGTTACAGCCAAAAAAAAGAAACCAAAAAATCAGTTACAATAAAACCAAAAACGGAATTTGTAACTGAATTAATTTCTAAAATGACATTAGAAGAAAAAATTGGACAATTGAATTTGCCTACTTCGGGAGATATAACTACTGGAGCTGCAAATAGTTCTAATGTGGCCAAAAATATTGAAGAAGGTAAAGTAGGAGGTTTATTTAATATTAAATCTGTTCAAAAAATCCGTGAAGTACAAAAAATTGCAGTCGAAAAAAGTCGATTGAAAATTCCATTGCTTTTTGGAATGGATGTCATTCATGGGTATGAAACTACGTTTCCTATTCCACTTGGATTATCTTGTACTTGGGATATGAAATTGATAGAAAGAAGCGCGCAAATTGCTGCTCAGGAGGCTAGTGCTGACGGAATCAACTGGACTTTTTCACCGATGGTTGATGTTTCTCGTGATCCGCGTTGGGGTAGAGTTTCTGAAGGTTCAGGTGAAGATCCTTTTTTAGGAAGCCAAATTGCAAAAGCAATGGTGCATGGGTATCAACAAGATGATTTGTCAAAAAACAATACTATTTTATCTTGTGTAAAACATTTTGCACTTTATGGAGCACCAGAGGCGGGTCGTGATTACAACACGGTTGATATGAGCAGAATAAAAATGTACAATGATTATTTTCCACCATATAAAGCAGCTGTTGGCGCTGGAGTTGGATCAGTTATGGCTTCTTTCAATGAAATTGACGGAATTCCTGCTACTGGAAATAAGTGGTTAATGACTGATGTGTTGAGAAAACAATGGGGTTTTAAAGGTTTTGTGGTTACTGATTTTACAGGAATTCCTGAAATGATAGAACACGGAATGGGTGATTTGCAAACCGTTTCGGCATTAGCTTTAAATGCTGGAGTAGAAATGGATATGGTAGGCGAAGGTTTCCTTACCACCTTAAAGAAATCATTGGCTGAAAATAAAGTAAGCATGGAGCAAATTGATAATGCGGTTCGACTTATTTTGAATGCCAAATATGATTTGGGATTGTTTCAAGATCCCTATAAATATTGTGATGAAAAAAGAGCTAAAACGGAGATTTTTACGAACAGTAATCGAAGCGAAGCCAGAAAAATTGCAGCACAATCTTTGGTTTTACTTAAAAATCAAAACCAAGTTCTTCCTTTAAAAAAATCAGGAACTATAGCCATAATCGGACCATTGGCTGATGCCAAAGAAAACATGGCAGGTACATGGAGCGTTGCTACAAATATGGAACGATCCGTTTCGTTAGTAGCTGGAATTAAAGAGGTTGTTGGTAATACAACAAAGGTGCTTTACGCCAAAGGAAGTAATCTGGATTACGATGCAGCTTTCGAGGAGAAAGCAACTATGTTTGGGAAAACTTTACATCGCGACAACAGAACGACTCAAGAATTATTGGCGGAAGCCTTAAAAATTGCAAGTCAATCTGATGTTATTGTTGCAGCTATTGGGGAATCAGCAGAAATGAGTGGAGAAAGCAGTAGCCGAACAAACTTAGAAATTCCTCAAGCTCAAAAAGACTTATTACAACAATTATTGAAAACAGGAAAACCAGTTGTTTTGGTACTTTTTACAGGAAGACCATTAGTTTTAGTTCAGGAAGACGAAACGGTTCCCGCTATTTTGAATACATGGTTTGCTGGAAGTGAAGCTGGAACTGCTATTGCTGACGTCTTATTTGGGAATGAAAATCCTTCTGGAAAATTGAGCGCAACTTTTCCTAGAAGTGTTGGACAAGTGCCTATTTATTACAACCAAAAAAATACAGGAAGACCTCTTTTAAATAAAGAAGGAAAGTTTGAAAAATTCAGATCTAATTATATAGACCTTAGAAATGAACCTTTATACCCTTTTGGTTACGGATTAAGTTATACCACTTTTGATTACTCAAATCTTCATATTTCATCAGATAAAATGAATTTCAATGATAAAATAACCGTTAGTGTAGATGTTACTAATACTGGAAATTATGATGGTAAAGAAGTGGTGCAATTATACATCAGAGATTTAGTTGGGTCTGTTACTAGACCAATTAAAGAATTAAAAGGATTTCAAAAAATTGCTCTTAAAAAAGGAGAGAAAAAAACAGTGAGTTTTCAAATTACTGTTGAAGAATTAAAATTTTATAATTCTGATTTAGAATTTATTGCTGAGCCTGGAGTGTTTCAAGCTTTTGTTGGAACGGATTCTAGCACAGACAAAAAAGTTAGTTTTGAGTTAAGTAAATAA
- a CDS encoding AI-2E family transporter, protein MKTKTPISPNSNSASAIEILQYIVLISVILYFGKTLFIPLSFSLLISFILYPICKWMEEKGISQSVSLSIALFFVTLFFAILIYLLILQITAFSNEWEPFRMKLIETVNQLSAFLADQFGISTEKQLDYLKNSINNSGSQTLSILKNAAYSFSESVFFLLIIPVFSALILYHRRLLANTLYQIFPADKKETIHEILIETIHAYYDFIKGMLVVYLIVGLLNSIGLAIVGVPHPFLFGFIASILTFIPYVGIIISSLLPIAVSWITFNSIWYPIGVIVVFSIVQILEAYVIFPFAVGNRLKINTLVIIIMITIGGILWGAAGMILFIPFISIIKLIADRTESLKTVSILLGDGNHTKKKLQA, encoded by the coding sequence ATGAAAACAAAAACACCAATTTCGCCAAATTCAAACAGTGCATCCGCTATTGAAATTCTTCAGTATATTGTTTTGATTTCTGTAATTCTATATTTTGGCAAAACGCTTTTTATACCGCTTAGTTTTTCGCTACTCATTAGTTTTATACTTTATCCTATTTGTAAATGGATGGAAGAAAAAGGAATTAGCCAAAGTGTATCACTTTCAATTGCGCTGTTTTTTGTAACTCTTTTCTTTGCAATCTTAATTTATTTGTTAATCCTCCAAATAACGGCATTTTCGAATGAGTGGGAACCTTTTAGAATGAAACTCATAGAAACCGTAAATCAGTTAAGTGCATTCCTTGCAGATCAATTTGGCATAAGTACTGAGAAACAATTAGATTATCTTAAAAATTCCATTAATAATTCTGGATCACAAACACTATCAATTCTAAAAAATGCCGCCTATTCCTTCTCTGAATCCGTATTTTTTTTGTTAATAATCCCTGTTTTTTCAGCACTTATACTTTATCATAGAAGATTATTAGCGAATACTTTGTACCAAATTTTTCCAGCTGATAAGAAAGAAACTATTCACGAAATTTTGATAGAAACTATCCATGCTTACTATGATTTCATCAAAGGAATGTTAGTGGTTTATTTGATTGTAGGACTTTTAAACAGTATAGGACTTGCAATTGTTGGTGTGCCTCATCCCTTTCTTTTTGGATTTATCGCTTCTATCTTAACTTTCATTCCTTATGTCGGAATTATTATATCTTCCCTTTTGCCTATAGCCGTTTCTTGGATAACATTCAACTCGATTTGGTACCCAATAGGAGTAATTGTAGTTTTTTCAATAGTACAAATATTAGAAGCTTATGTAATATTTCCTTTTGCAGTAGGCAACCGATTAAAAATTAACACTTTAGTAATTATTATTATGATAACCATTGGTGGTATTTTATGGGGAGCTGCTGGAATGATTTTGTTTATTCCTTTCATTAGTATTATAAAATTGATTGCAGACCGAACAGAAAGTCTAAAAACAGTATCAATTCTATTAGGAGATGGAAATCATACAAAAAAAAAACTACAAGCCTAA
- a CDS encoding PAS domain-containing sensor histidine kinase, with protein MTKNSNHTISSDYKFENFFELSADLFCIAGFDGYFKRINPSVSKLLEYSTEELLSKPIHDFIYHEDKKITADHRDDLLRNNPLLNFENRYLTKSGEIVWLSWTSMPIENDELVFAIAKNITHKKKLEEERNLLLTNLTKNNKDLKQITYTNSHDLRSPVNNLLAIFSLLDISKINDTETLELISMLKATSESLKQTLNDSIETLTQKENENSNIEILDLRNSLDIVLRSISSLIQNSKAIVNVDFSEAETIKFNKVYLESIFLNLITNSIKYAKPDSPTTISIYSKITNGITQLIVSDTGLGFDMDVVKDKIFGLQQKFHDHTDSKGIGLYLVYNHITSLGGTITVKSKINEGAEFIISFKN; from the coding sequence ATGACAAAAAACTCAAATCATACTATAAGTAGCGATTACAAATTCGAGAATTTTTTCGAATTATCAGCAGATTTATTCTGTATAGCTGGATTTGACGGATATTTTAAAAGGATAAACCCCTCTGTTTCAAAACTATTAGAATATTCGACTGAAGAGTTATTATCAAAGCCAATACACGATTTCATTTATCATGAAGATAAAAAAATTACAGCTGACCACCGAGATGATCTTTTAAGAAACAATCCTCTTTTAAATTTTGAAAATAGATATTTAACCAAGAGTGGTGAAATCGTATGGTTGTCTTGGACCTCCATGCCTATAGAAAATGACGAATTGGTTTTTGCAATAGCAAAAAATATAACTCATAAAAAAAAATTAGAAGAAGAACGAAATTTACTTCTCACTAATTTAACTAAAAACAACAAAGACCTCAAGCAAATCACCTATACAAATTCACACGATTTGAGATCGCCAGTGAATAATTTATTAGCAATTTTCAGTCTTTTGGATATATCAAAAATCAATGACACCGAAACATTAGAATTAATAAGTATGCTTAAAGCTACGAGTGAAAGCTTAAAACAAACCTTAAACGATTCGATTGAAACGCTGACACAGAAAGAAAATGAAAATTCAAATATTGAAATTTTAGACCTAAGAAACTCTTTAGATATAGTCCTTCGATCTATTAGCTCATTGATACAAAACTCAAAAGCAATTGTAAATGTTGATTTTTCAGAAGCCGAAACAATTAAGTTTAATAAGGTATATCTGGAAAGTATATTTCTAAATCTAATCACTAATTCGATAAAATACGCAAAACCAGATTCGCCAACTACGATATCTATTTATTCCAAAATAACAAATGGAATCACTCAATTAATTGTTTCTGATACTGGATTAGGTTTTGATATGGATGTGGTAAAAGATAAGATTTTCGGACTTCAACAAAAATTTCATGACCACACGGACAGTAAAGGAATTGGATTATATTTAGTGTATAATCATATTACAAGTTTAGGAGGAACGATTACCGTGAAAAGCAAAATAAATGAAGGAGCTGAATTTATTATATCTTTCAAAAATTAA
- a CDS encoding YceI family protein: MKNFKSIALALVVVLSTLSVTAQTKKVDAAKSTINWVGKKVTGQHNGTVNLKDGKLVFKGKKLAGGVFTVDMNSLTSTDLQGEWLGKLNGHLKSEDFFGTEKFPTSTLVFKKVVAKSANLYTVTGDLTIKGQTNPITFDLATTANSATTKFNVNRTKYDIKYGSGSFFDNLGDKAIADEFELEVSLKF; encoded by the coding sequence ATGAAAAATTTCAAATCGATTGCATTGGCATTAGTAGTAGTTTTATCTACTTTATCAGTAACAGCTCAAACTAAAAAAGTAGACGCTGCAAAAAGTACTATCAACTGGGTAGGTAAAAAAGTAACGGGACAACACAACGGAACAGTAAACTTAAAAGATGGAAAATTAGTTTTCAAAGGAAAAAAATTAGCAGGTGGAGTTTTCACTGTTGACATGAACTCATTGACTTCTACAGATCTTCAAGGTGAATGGTTAGGTAAATTAAATGGTCACTTGAAATCAGAAGATTTCTTTGGAACTGAAAAATTCCCTACTTCAACTTTAGTTTTCAAAAAAGTAGTTGCAAAATCAGCTAATCTTTACACAGTTACTGGTGATTTAACTATCAAAGGACAAACTAACCCTATTACTTTTGATTTAGCTACAACAGCAAATTCTGCTACAACTAAATTTAATGTAAACAGAACAAAATACGATATTAAATATGGTTCAGGAAGCTTCTTTGACAACCTAGGTGACAAAGCAATTGCTGACGAATTTGAATTAGAAGTTTCTTTAAAATTCTAA
- a CDS encoding DUF2892 domain-containing protein has product MKNRIVRGIAGSFVLISLLLSIYVNQNWLWFTVFVGANLLQSSITKWCLMDTILEKLGVKN; this is encoded by the coding sequence ATGAAAAATAGAATTGTAAGAGGCATTGCAGGAAGTTTTGTACTGATTAGTTTGCTATTATCCATTTATGTTAACCAAAATTGGTTGTGGTTTACTGTTTTTGTAGGCGCTAATTTGTTACAATCTTCTATTACTAAATGGTGTTTAATGGATACTATATTAGAAAAATTAGGAGTAAAAAATTAA